A genomic segment from Amygdalobacter nucleatus encodes:
- a CDS encoding ABC transporter ATP-binding protein, whose protein sequence is MATQIELRGISTAFDGQKVLDNLNLTVEEDEFLTLLGPSGCGKTTTLRIIAGFVQPDQGDVLFYDKNINALPPYKRPFNTVFQRYALFPHLNVYDNIAFGLKLKHTPTNIIAQKVNEMLELVNLKGFAKRSVKTLSGGQQQRIAIARALVNEPEVLLLDEPLAALDLRLRKDMQIELKRIQRIAGITFIYVTHDQEEALTMSDRIVVMHDGKIQQIGSPTDIYNEPCNRFVARFIGESNILDGVMPNDYLVHFCKQDFPCVDHGFKPNEKVDIVIRPEDIEISSNPSQGQLVGTVISSLFKGVHYELMIQTPCFTFKAHNTLNFPLNQQVGISFAPFNLQIMHHSKDILGPNSGELNAQAMA, encoded by the coding sequence ATGGCAACACAAATTGAACTTCGTGGGATCAGTACAGCATTTGATGGTCAAAAGGTTCTGGACAACTTAAATTTGACAGTTGAAGAAGACGAGTTTTTGACATTGCTTGGCCCATCTGGTTGCGGTAAAACAACAACACTTCGTATCATTGCAGGCTTTGTCCAGCCAGATCAAGGCGATGTGCTTTTTTATGACAAAAATATAAACGCACTCCCGCCATACAAACGACCATTTAATACAGTTTTTCAGCGTTATGCGCTCTTTCCACACCTAAATGTTTATGACAACATCGCATTCGGGCTTAAATTGAAGCACACTCCAACTAACATTATTGCCCAAAAAGTCAATGAAATGTTGGAACTAGTCAACCTAAAAGGCTTTGCTAAGCGTTCAGTTAAAACCCTTTCCGGTGGTCAGCAACAGCGCATTGCCATCGCTAGAGCTTTGGTCAATGAGCCAGAAGTTTTGCTCTTAGATGAGCCACTTGCAGCTTTGGATTTGCGCCTACGCAAAGACATGCAAATTGAATTGAAGCGCATTCAAAGAATTGCTGGCATCACTTTTATCTATGTCACCCACGACCAAGAAGAAGCGCTCACCATGTCTGATCGCATCGTGGTCATGCATGATGGCAAAATTCAGCAAATTGGCTCGCCAACTGACATCTACAATGAGCCTTGCAATCGTTTCGTCGCTAGATTTATCGGTGAATCTAATATTTTGGACGGAGTGATGCCAAACGACTACCTGGTTCATTTTTGCAAACAGGATTTTCCTTGTGTTGACCATGGCTTTAAGCCAAATGAAAAGGTGGATATAGTCATTCGCCCAGAGGATATTGAAATTAGCTCTAATCCAAGTCAAGGGCAGCTCGTTGGCACGGTCATTTCATCTCTATTCAAAGGTGTTCACTACGAGTTGATGATCCAAACCCCTTGCTTTACCTTCAAAGCTCATAATACGCTTAACTTTCCGCTTAATCAGCAAGTGGGCATCAGTTTTGCGCCATTTAACTTACAAATTATGCATCATTCGAAGGACATTCTTGGTCCTAATTCTGGCGAACTAAATGCACAAGCTATGGCCTAA
- a CDS encoding MATE family efflux transporter, translated as MINANVTTQTQKRQQTLESTILLLCLLGFNYLFSFAWQAYLTRVLGADVYGHVFFFDKLLLCFAYVFDLGYFIVGANAWQTGGRTRNLTFNAIIKLKLLTASVSLLVLVYVEKCYLRPVSPLYSRLVYAFFVALVLEKLVPDFAYRADNRVPYLLICNLCSRVSLFGLLIIFVKMDKDYALIPCIYAIAACLLLGLLFYDLLKRRKLSYAPTKWVQLGQVFQASFSLAGAKLANCCFNCLTVLALQHMAAKSKALSYFILLDLLFVTGRKVLNLLGDSFYLHLHKTADYKWYYKVAAVFATLMLFCLAIFYWQAKLCLSILFGAEFAEAYTYLRIFLIAALPACLSALLAYPLLAARGQLKWTNYAFFLGTAFYALKICQLILTAKLNMSSLLLVYTLSVYVELGVNCLALLAYNRQNKKVG; from the coding sequence ATGATTAATGCAAATGTAACAACACAAACTCAGAAACGCCAACAGACTTTAGAGAGTACAATTCTATTGCTCTGTTTATTAGGCTTTAATTATCTGTTCAGTTTTGCCTGGCAGGCGTATTTGACTAGGGTGCTTGGGGCAGATGTTTACGGGCATGTCTTTTTTTTCGATAAGTTGTTGCTCTGCTTCGCTTATGTGTTTGATTTAGGTTATTTCATTGTGGGGGCGAATGCTTGGCAGACTGGTGGACGAACTAGGAATTTAACGTTTAATGCAATTATCAAGTTGAAATTACTGACAGCTAGCGTGAGTTTGCTTGTTTTAGTTTACGTTGAGAAGTGCTATTTACGACCAGTATCGCCACTTTATAGTCGCTTGGTTTATGCTTTTTTTGTGGCCTTAGTTTTAGAAAAATTGGTGCCTGATTTTGCCTATCGGGCAGATAATCGCGTGCCTTATCTTTTAATCTGTAACTTATGTAGCCGTGTGAGCTTGTTTGGCCTATTAATTATATTTGTAAAGATGGACAAAGATTATGCGTTGATCCCTTGCATTTATGCCATAGCAGCTTGCTTGTTATTGGGCTTATTGTTTTACGATTTACTAAAACGCCGCAAGTTAAGCTATGCGCCTACTAAGTGGGTGCAACTCGGCCAAGTTTTTCAAGCTAGTTTCAGTTTAGCAGGCGCCAAATTAGCTAATTGCTGCTTTAATTGTTTAACAGTTTTGGCTCTGCAACATATGGCAGCGAAAAGCAAGGCTTTAAGCTATTTTATCTTGTTGGACTTATTATTTGTGACAGGGCGTAAGGTGTTAAATTTGCTAGGCGATTCATTTTATTTGCACTTACATAAGACCGCTGATTATAAATGGTATTACAAGGTGGCAGCAGTCTTTGCTACTTTGATGCTTTTCTGTCTGGCTATATTTTATTGGCAGGCGAAATTATGCCTAAGCATTTTGTTCGGCGCTGAATTTGCCGAAGCTTACACTTATTTGCGCATATTCTTAATAGCTGCTTTGCCAGCTTGTTTGTCGGCGCTTTTAGCTTACCCGCTTTTAGCTGCTAGAGGTCAGCTCAAGTGGACGAATTATGCGTTTTTCTTGGGGACAGCTTTTTATGCGCTTAAAATTTGTCAGCTTATTTTGACCGCTAAACTTAATATGTCTAGCCTATTATTAGTTTATACATTGAGTGTCTATGTTGAACTTGGCGTAAATTGTTTGGCACTTTTGGCGTATAATAGGCAGAATAAGAAGGTGGGGTAA
- a CDS encoding RNA-binding S4 domain-containing protein has product MRIDKFLKLARIIKRRTVANEMCDAGRVSLNGRVCKASAEINVGDEISLRFGTGEVKFRIKAIKDVVRKEEAYDLYEQI; this is encoded by the coding sequence GTGCGAATTGATAAATTCTTGAAATTAGCGAGAATCATTAAGCGCCGGACGGTGGCTAATGAAATGTGTGATGCAGGCCGTGTTAGCTTGAATGGCCGCGTCTGTAAGGCCTCGGCTGAGATTAATGTCGGTGATGAGATAAGTTTGCGCTTTGGTACGGGCGAGGTTAAGTTTAGAATTAAGGCGATTAAAGACGTGGTGCGCAAGGAGGAAGCTTACGATTTGTACGAGCAAATTTAG
- a CDS encoding FtsB family cell division protein, producing MRRYRRPKALLKNHLSWQDLANQGYGSLFWLIIIVVTILALVLVGALHFKQRDEYLANAAISADLQAQYNRLQQDEKELERRELNANSKDFIEQMARGELNMVRPGDKVYVERDN from the coding sequence ATGCGGAGATATAGACGACCGAAAGCTTTACTCAAGAACCATTTAAGTTGGCAGGATTTAGCTAATCAAGGCTATGGCTCGCTCTTTTGGCTGATTATTATTGTGGTGACGATCTTAGCGCTGGTATTAGTGGGAGCTTTGCATTTCAAACAACGTGATGAATATCTTGCCAATGCTGCTATCAGTGCTGATTTGCAGGCGCAATATAATCGTTTGCAACAGGATGAGAAAGAGCTTGAACGGCGTGAGTTAAATGCTAATTCCAAAGACTTCATTGAACAGATGGCTAGGGGAGAATTGAATATGGTTCGCCCAGGCGATAAGGTGTATGTCGAGAGGGATAATTGA
- the recR gene encoding recombination mediator RecR translates to MQEALTINNAVKALSKLPGIGQKTAHRLVFYLLAQHRELGLEIAEALEAACKEIKLCELCCNFTESSPCSLCEDPKRDRSTICIVESASDVLAIEKTNEYHGLYHVLHGSISPLHNISADDIHLKELFNRLLQQTEVEEIILANNTTMEGEATALYIARLLQPSGIKISQMAHGIPVGSSLEYADEITLAQAISNRQSI, encoded by the coding sequence ATGCAAGAGGCTTTGACTATCAATAACGCTGTTAAAGCTTTGAGTAAATTGCCAGGCATCGGCCAAAAAACAGCCCACCGTCTGGTCTTTTATCTCCTAGCTCAGCATCGTGAACTAGGCTTAGAAATTGCCGAAGCTTTGGAAGCTGCCTGTAAAGAGATTAAGCTCTGTGAGCTCTGTTGTAACTTCACTGAAAGTTCGCCCTGTTCCCTCTGCGAAGATCCTAAGCGTGACAGAAGCACTATCTGTATTGTTGAAAGTGCCAGCGATGTTCTAGCCATTGAGAAAACTAACGAATATCACGGCTTGTACCATGTTCTGCACGGTTCAATTTCGCCGCTCCACAACATAAGCGCGGACGATATTCACCTGAAAGAATTATTTAATCGTCTCTTGCAGCAAACAGAAGTAGAGGAAATCATTCTGGCTAACAACACAACTATGGAGGGGGAAGCTACAGCTTTGTATATTGCTCGCTTGCTCCAGCCAAGTGGTATCAAAATCAGCCAAATGGCACACGGCATCCCTGTTGGCTCTAGCCTCGAATACGCCGACGAAATCACGTTGGCTCAGGCTATCAGCAACCGCCAATCCATCTAA
- a CDS encoding YbaB/EbfC family nucleoid-associated protein — protein sequence MANKFRSPMMGGSSFNMNQMLKQAQQQMQMLQQQQANLAQKEFDYSVGGGAVTIKCNGEKQITSLTISPETIDPSDPEMLSDLIITAVNGVFKQVDDETAKLTSAIPGLDRLGKMF from the coding sequence ATGGCTAACAAATTTCGTTCCCCAATGATGGGTGGCTCATCTTTTAATATGAATCAAATGTTGAAGCAAGCTCAGCAACAGATGCAAATGTTACAGCAACAACAAGCTAATCTTGCCCAAAAAGAATTCGATTATTCTGTCGGCGGTGGGGCTGTCACAATTAAATGTAACGGTGAAAAGCAAATTACGTCCCTCACCATTAGTCCAGAAACAATCGATCCCAGTGATCCTGAAATGCTAAGCGATTTAATTATTACAGCTGTTAATGGTGTGTTTAAGCAAGTGGACGACGAAACAGCTAAATTAACATCTGCCATTCCTGGCTTAGATAGATTAGGAAAAATGTTCTAA
- the dnaX gene encoding DNA polymerase III subunit gamma/tau: protein MQQDEHQALYRKWRPKNFNEVCGQTAITSTLRQAVINGEISHAYLFAGTRGTGKTSLAKIFSRAINCLKPENGNPCNQCSVCQAILEDQVMDVIEMDAASNNSVDNIRRLIEEVPFLPALARYKVYIIDEVHMLSVSAFNALLKTLEEPPQHVVFILATTEPEKIPATILSRCQRYNFQRLANEEVAEHLTEIAKSLNLDIEPACLQTIIKLADGSMRDAISLLDQCRISVGLSSTLTLSQLEKLLGKSDRHFVISCLQAILARDVLKLTELINDLALRGLDYTRFLEDLAYSYRQLLLVVLSGVNNDHSFLGLEPDLLTALESLATNVNADYCLAQIQALQQLISNLRYSAQARLSLEIGLLSLLKTPNVNAQASAWPSSEKLVASTYASPQVKKTVEAKLEQAVPAKTKEPVVEDVPTREYASGAESELVTKNAPFTENEPVTTSEALTESASGTESVPVAKSVSAVQNVPSYESVSPIENMAEQKDAPQASQQTTIPSTASSAEAQTDNLEENKCQADDAKLGCPTQAEIPANSAKSESEAGINEAQATLFPEPPANSQAADDTVEGTVEGTVEGTVEGTVEDTVESTVENTAENTVEQIADGKELAQTEEVASAPNLTKAKQAPEMLDLHTLSDKLVQALQADKQIALSFLISLRPLEQEGNIIYVLFSQQEKEHMQITESDVAMQALQAALEKVTNSKQYKLQVVSTDELGNIIKPKQLKQLANSEPEWLKKLREYANAEQLSFDIEEKQADVQSEW, encoded by the coding sequence ATGCAGCAAGATGAACATCAGGCTCTTTATCGTAAATGGCGGCCGAAAAATTTTAACGAAGTCTGCGGTCAAACCGCTATCACCAGCACTCTGCGCCAAGCTGTCATCAATGGAGAAATTTCACATGCCTACTTATTTGCCGGCACTCGTGGCACAGGTAAAACCTCTCTAGCCAAAATTTTCAGCCGTGCGATTAACTGCTTAAAGCCTGAAAATGGCAATCCTTGCAACCAATGTTCTGTTTGCCAAGCTATCTTGGAAGATCAAGTTATGGACGTCATAGAGATGGATGCTGCTTCCAACAACAGCGTCGATAACATCAGGCGGCTCATTGAAGAAGTGCCCTTTCTCCCTGCTTTAGCTAGGTACAAGGTCTATATCATCGATGAAGTGCATATGTTATCAGTAAGTGCTTTCAATGCCCTCCTAAAGACATTGGAAGAACCGCCACAACATGTTGTCTTTATCTTGGCCACAACTGAGCCAGAGAAAATCCCTGCTACTATCCTCTCACGTTGTCAGCGTTACAATTTTCAACGCTTAGCCAATGAAGAAGTAGCAGAACATCTAACAGAAATTGCTAAGAGCTTAAATTTAGATATTGAGCCTGCCTGCCTCCAAACTATTATCAAATTAGCCGATGGCAGCATGCGTGATGCTATTTCCCTACTTGATCAATGTCGCATCAGCGTGGGATTAAGTTCAACTTTGACCTTAAGCCAACTAGAAAAATTACTCGGCAAATCTGATCGTCATTTTGTTATAAGTTGTTTGCAGGCCATTTTAGCTCGTGATGTTTTGAAGTTGACAGAACTTATCAATGACTTAGCTCTACGCGGCTTAGATTACACACGTTTTTTGGAAGATTTAGCCTATAGTTATCGTCAACTTTTGCTAGTCGTACTAAGCGGCGTCAACAACGATCATAGTTTTTTAGGCTTAGAACCTGACTTACTCACAGCTCTGGAAAGTTTGGCGACAAACGTCAACGCCGACTATTGCTTAGCCCAAATTCAAGCTTTGCAACAGTTAATAAGCAATCTACGTTACAGTGCGCAAGCTCGTTTGAGCTTAGAGATTGGGCTTTTGTCCCTTTTGAAAACACCAAATGTTAATGCTCAAGCAAGTGCTTGGCCTAGTTCCGAAAAGCTTGTAGCAAGTACCTATGCTAGTCCGCAAGTAAAAAAAACAGTTGAAGCTAAGCTAGAACAAGCTGTACCTGCTAAGACTAAAGAGCCAGTAGTTGAAGATGTCCCTACCAGAGAATACGCGTCTGGCGCTGAGAGTGAACTTGTTACTAAAAATGCACCGTTTACTGAAAACGAGCCTGTTACCACAAGTGAAGCTCTTACGGAAAGCGCTTCTGGTACCGAAAGCGTACCTGTTGCAAAAAGCGTATCAGCTGTCCAAAATGTGCCAAGCTATGAAAGTGTGTCGCCAATTGAAAATATGGCAGAGCAAAAAGACGCTCCACAAGCTAGTCAACAAACAACAATTCCAAGCACTGCTAGCTCAGCTGAAGCACAAACTGACAATCTAGAAGAAAATAAATGCCAAGCTGACGACGCTAAATTAGGCTGTCCTACTCAGGCTGAAATTCCAGCTAACTCAGCTAAATCTGAATCAGAAGCTGGTATAAACGAAGCTCAAGCTACGTTATTTCCAGAACCGCCAGCTAATTCGCAAGCAGCCGACGATACGGTTGAAGGAACGGTTGAAGGAACGGTTGAAGGAACGGTTGAAGGAACGGTTGAAGATACAGTTGAAAGCACGGTTGAAAATACGGCTGAAAATACCGTTGAGCAAATAGCTGATGGCAAAGAATTAGCGCAAACAGAAGAAGTAGCATCCGCGCCTAATTTAACTAAAGCTAAGCAAGCACCAGAAATGCTCGACTTACATACTTTGTCAGACAAATTAGTACAGGCTTTGCAAGCGGATAAGCAAATTGCCTTAAGCTTCTTAATTAGCTTACGACCTCTAGAGCAAGAGGGCAATATCATCTATGTGCTATTCAGCCAGCAAGAAAAAGAGCATATGCAAATTACCGAATCTGACGTTGCCATGCAAGCTTTGCAGGCAGCTTTAGAGAAGGTAACCAACAGCAAGCAATACAAGCTACAAGTTGTCAGCACCGATGAACTTGGCAATATCATTAAGCCGAAGCAATTAAAGCAATTAGCAAACAGCGAGCCTGAGTGGCTGAAAAAGTTGCGCGAATATGCCAACGCTGAACAACTTAGTTTTGATATAGAAGAAAAGCAAGCAGATGTTCAATCTGAGTGGTAA